From the Paenibacillus sp. FSL H8-0548 genome, one window contains:
- a CDS encoding sn-glycerol-1-phosphate dehydrogenase, protein MHYGQVIMQMIEQMEPKVKQNIGIDTILIEAGALTKLPQYLEDKQYERVQVVVDAHTYEAAGKRVEALLEKGFIQINTTFITPNAIGDVIADEASIVQLLLDIQQHRPQIVIAVGGGTLHDIVRYAAYTSSLPFLSVPTAPSVDGFNSKGAPIIIRGYKKTIISIGPNAIFADLDVLTRAPQPMVAAGFGDMIGKYTSLFDWRFGSLTNNEPFLQKSESITQQALNRCVQHVSLIAKRDEEGIASLTSALIESGVAMLIFGKSHPASGAEHHLSHFWEMEYIELGKKQLLHGAKVGVACIQISKLYRQLKEEQFGKRAKVRESITRNWHEIITRIEQIPTEAELTSLLSMVGGPTGMNELGVSEDLFMRSLQGAHLIRPERYTLLHAWNTSNEW, encoded by the coding sequence ATGCATTACGGACAGGTCATCATGCAGATGATTGAACAGATGGAGCCAAAGGTTAAACAGAATATCGGGATAGATACCATTCTAATTGAAGCGGGTGCACTAACGAAGCTGCCTCAATATTTAGAAGACAAGCAATATGAACGTGTTCAAGTCGTTGTCGATGCACACACCTATGAGGCTGCTGGAAAAAGAGTGGAGGCGCTGCTTGAGAAAGGGTTCATTCAAATAAATACAACCTTCATAACGCCAAATGCGATTGGAGATGTCATTGCGGATGAAGCGTCGATTGTACAGCTTCTACTGGATATTCAACAGCATCGACCTCAAATCGTAATTGCGGTTGGCGGTGGAACCTTGCATGATATTGTTCGTTATGCAGCGTATACGTCGTCACTGCCTTTTCTCTCCGTGCCAACGGCTCCTTCCGTGGACGGCTTTAACTCGAAGGGGGCTCCCATCATTATTCGAGGCTACAAAAAAACGATCATATCGATCGGGCCAAATGCTATTTTTGCCGATCTGGATGTGTTGACAAGAGCTCCACAGCCCATGGTTGCAGCGGGGTTTGGCGATATGATCGGCAAATACACCTCTCTATTTGATTGGAGATTCGGAAGCCTGACGAATAACGAGCCATTTCTCCAAAAATCAGAGAGTATTACGCAGCAAGCTCTGAATAGATGCGTGCAGCACGTCTCGCTTATTGCCAAGAGAGATGAAGAAGGAATCGCATCATTAACTAGCGCTCTAATCGAATCGGGTGTAGCTATGCTTATCTTTGGCAAATCACATCCAGCCTCTGGGGCCGAGCATCATCTATCCCACTTTTGGGAGATGGAATATATCGAGCTTGGGAAAAAACAGCTGCTTCATGGTGCCAAGGTTGGTGTTGCATGTATCCAAATCTCCAAGCTTTACCGCCAATTGAAAGAGGAGCAGTTCGGTAAACGAGCTAAAGTAAGAGAAAGTATTACTCGAAATTGGCATGAAATCATAACACGAATCGAACAAATACCAACGGAGGCGGAGCTTACATCACTGCTATCCATGGTAGGCGGGCCGACTGGAATGAATGAGCTCGGCGTGTCTGAGGATTTGTTCATGAGAAGCCTGCAGGGAGCTCATCTCATTCGTCCTGAACGATATACACTGCTGCATGCTTGGAATACAAGTAATGAATGGTAG
- a CDS encoding BhlA/UviB family holin-like peptide, giving the protein MEQQIFEIVTKQGIWAILFISLYYYQLKESKRREQESIERERKVLDFISDIAMQFEGLVKQYEKLSEDVQDIRMELSNQNKTYTSKST; this is encoded by the coding sequence ATGGAGCAGCAAATTTTCGAAATTGTAACAAAGCAAGGAATATGGGCTATTTTATTCATCTCCCTTTATTATTACCAACTAAAAGAAAGCAAGCGAAGAGAGCAAGAAAGCATCGAAAGAGAAAGAAAGGTCTTGGACTTTATTTCTGACATCGCCATGCAGTTTGAAGGGCTTGTTAAACAATACGAGAAACTATCGGAAGATGTACAGGATATCAGAATGGAATTAAGCAATCAAAATAAAACATATACCTCTAAAAGTACCTAG
- a CDS encoding glycoside hydrolase domain-containing protein — protein sequence MSTGDKTRKGTALDCVTTITSARAQTLASNGYTTVGRYIIGDWKKIKPGELDTIFGAGMKVYPIYQSSGNNLNYFNPTQGAKDAKGALIAANSYGFPSGSLIYFAVDFDALDGEVTSNIIPYFRALYNKMNALGGRYRVGIYGPRNVCSRVASAGYSFSSFVCNMSTGFSGNLGYPLPKDWAFDQISTITIGSGDGLIEIDNNIQSGKNPGVSFVVPPIDLTTLDDELFKVQYSTTLETQLVDLADSHMGTIQKAKAVRSRENAVAKLFEYDTLITQLSQTYSIRKAMIQAVLYRELCFEGAEDTVVDSLVVSYYSYKLSLESWENLPLALKLITPAPTFPIGARDDCSTGHGQIFASTAIDSNNYAVQNGIISGQLYDATDWKDQWHVWNLLNTDQDYNISTCALVIIRAANQVSLDQIFYEYDATNIKKVLARYNGTGDEAAVYGDETYEYYLAFEHFNKLIREQ from the coding sequence GTGAGTACAGGCGATAAAACAAGGAAGGGTACTGCACTTGACTGTGTGACCACGATTACCTCTGCACGAGCACAGACGTTAGCCAGCAATGGTTACACAACTGTAGGGCGTTATATTATTGGCGATTGGAAAAAAATCAAACCTGGCGAACTAGATACCATTTTCGGAGCAGGGATGAAGGTGTATCCGATTTATCAATCGTCCGGTAATAATCTAAATTACTTTAACCCTACACAAGGCGCAAAAGATGCTAAAGGGGCTTTAATTGCAGCTAATAGCTATGGCTTCCCATCAGGGAGCTTGATTTACTTTGCCGTCGATTTTGATGCTTTGGACGGAGAGGTAACATCGAACATCATCCCGTACTTTAGAGCCCTGTACAATAAAATGAACGCTCTAGGTGGCAGATATCGGGTAGGTATTTATGGACCAAGAAACGTTTGTAGCCGTGTTGCATCTGCAGGCTATTCATTCAGCAGCTTTGTATGTAATATGTCTACTGGGTTTAGTGGGAATTTGGGTTACCCACTCCCAAAGGATTGGGCATTCGATCAAATTTCAACGATCACAATCGGTAGCGGGGATGGTCTAATTGAGATAGACAACAATATTCAATCGGGTAAAAATCCTGGCGTCTCCTTCGTTGTCCCTCCTATAGATCTTACTACTCTGGATGACGAACTCTTTAAAGTTCAATATAGTACAACGTTAGAAACCCAGTTGGTTGATCTGGCAGATTCACACATGGGGACTATTCAAAAAGCGAAAGCAGTACGCTCTAGAGAAAATGCCGTTGCTAAATTATTTGAGTATGATACCTTGATTACTCAACTCAGTCAAACGTACAGCATCCGTAAAGCGATGATCCAAGCGGTTCTTTATCGTGAATTATGCTTCGAAGGAGCAGAAGACACTGTGGTAGACTCATTGGTTGTGTCCTATTACAGCTATAAACTGAGTTTAGAGTCTTGGGAAAACTTGCCTTTAGCACTTAAATTAATCACGCCAGCCCCAACTTTTCCCATTGGTGCCCGGGATGACTGCAGTACAGGCCACGGACAAATTTTTGCGAGTACGGCAATTGATTCAAATAACTACGCTGTACAGAATGGGATTATTTCAGGACAATTGTACGATGCTACTGATTGGAAGGACCAGTGGCATGTTTGGAACCTGTTAAATACGGACCAAGATTATAATATTAGCACATGTGCCCTCGTTATCATTAGAGCAGCAAATCAAGTTTCATTGGATCAAATATTTTATGAGTACGATGCTACTAACATTAAAAAAGTACTAGCTCGTTATAATGGTACAGGGGATGAAGCTGCTGTGTACGGTGATGAAACATATGAGTACTACTTGGCTTTTGAACATTTCAATAAACTGATTCGTGAACAATAA
- a CDS encoding IS3 family transposase: MAIAQKYIELGHPTSRVLRILEVERSTYYAHVNKGKQESKTIHRSGRPAPGYSYTTDGKLISDEQICERIMELLADEYTSNYGYRKLTKILRRDHHLVINKKKVYRLCKEMKVLRPQRKLKVKYPKILANNRLITGSNQLWETDIKYGWVEGEQRFFFLLSIIDVFDRAIVTYHHGLSCEAKDLVQITQEALMKRQLFDKVDKPVIRSDNGPQFISHRFAEACEQFGITHERIPPKTPNKNAHIESYHAILELECYRRHEFESYQHAYDVVSRFIYNYNHNRIHGSIYDMSPYEYMEAVAQGIVKPKAIKV; the protein is encoded by the coding sequence ATAGCCATAGCCCAAAAGTACATTGAACTAGGGCACCCCACCTCTCGCGTGCTGCGCATCCTGGAAGTGGAGCGTTCAACGTACTATGCACATGTGAATAAAGGCAAACAAGAATCTAAAACGATCCACAGAAGCGGTCGCCCCGCACCTGGTTACTCCTATACAACAGATGGCAAGCTAATAAGTGACGAGCAGATCTGTGAACGGATCATGGAACTGCTAGCTGACGAGTACACATCCAACTATGGATACCGAAAATTAACGAAAATCCTTCGGCGCGATCACCATTTGGTGATTAACAAGAAAAAAGTATACCGCTTGTGCAAGGAAATGAAGGTGCTGCGTCCACAGCGAAAACTAAAGGTCAAGTACCCCAAAATACTTGCAAATAATCGGCTCATCACGGGCTCTAATCAGCTGTGGGAAACGGATATTAAGTATGGTTGGGTTGAGGGTGAGCAGCGCTTTTTCTTCCTGCTGAGCATCATAGACGTGTTTGATCGGGCTATTGTCACGTATCACCATGGACTGTCCTGTGAGGCAAAGGATTTGGTTCAAATCACGCAGGAGGCACTGATGAAGCGCCAGCTCTTTGACAAAGTGGATAAGCCTGTCATTCGGTCTGACAATGGTCCGCAATTCATCAGTCATCGGTTTGCAGAGGCCTGTGAACAGTTTGGGATTACTCATGAGCGTATACCGCCAAAGACACCTAACAAGAACGCCCATATCGAGTCCTACCATGCCATTCTAGAGTTGGAGTGCTATCGGCGTCACGAATTTGAAAGTTATCAACACGCATATGATGTCGTGAGTCGCTTTATCTATAATTACAATCACAACCGTATTCATGGTAGCATCTATGACATGTCGCCATACGAATATATGGAAGCTGTCGCGCAAGGCATCGTGAAGCCAAAAGCAATAAAGGTGTGA
- a CDS encoding transposase, which produces MKKKQFDLHFKKTVVAKGKEIGNMTAVARQHELDPKMVLRWARELDRKDLDQLDGGTIKQAKFVPTAEDYAQLEKENEKLKKLFAEQALERDILKDLLKKTNPHLRIK; this is translated from the coding sequence ATGAAGAAAAAACAGTTTGACCTACATTTTAAGAAGACAGTGGTTGCCAAGGGGAAAGAAATTGGAAACATGACCGCTGTAGCAAGACAGCATGAGCTGGATCCCAAGATGGTGCTCCGATGGGCCAGAGAGTTGGACCGAAAGGATCTCGATCAACTGGATGGGGGGACCATCAAGCAAGCAAAGTTTGTGCCTACTGCAGAAGATTATGCACAGCTGGAGAAAGAAAATGAAAAGTTAAAGAAGCTCTTTGCTGAGCAAGCCTTGGAGAGGGATATTCTCAAAGACCTACTAAAAAAAACGAACCCGCACTTGCGGATAAAATAG
- a CDS encoding peptidoglycan-binding protein, with product MDQMVLTVQEWVNETYANNPHYSQIEENGKTGWPTITALTIGLQIELGIPSPNGTFGPTTINLCPTLSTASDSTNAQTKNIIKILQGALYCKGYNPTGITGTYGNNTKAAITTFQTHAGMPSANGIATPMYFKALLNMDAFVNVGDPKVRIIQQNLNKNYSNVIGLIACDGRYYRTTNKALIYALQIEEGIPEPNGTFGPSTTALLPTLSQGSTLTKFIYILQYSLYVNGFDPNGFDGSFGPGCREAVREFQAFSI from the coding sequence ATGGATCAAATGGTGCTTACAGTTCAAGAATGGGTAAATGAAACCTATGCAAATAATCCCCACTACTCTCAAATTGAAGAAAACGGAAAAACAGGTTGGCCAACGATTACAGCTCTTACAATAGGGCTGCAAATCGAGCTCGGCATTCCATCGCCTAACGGTACTTTTGGACCGACAACTATAAATCTCTGTCCAACACTTTCGACAGCATCGGATTCTACTAACGCTCAAACAAAGAATATCATTAAGATCCTTCAAGGTGCCCTTTACTGCAAGGGATATAATCCAACTGGTATTACTGGAACGTACGGGAACAACACTAAAGCTGCCATTACCACATTTCAGACGCACGCTGGTATGCCGAGTGCAAATGGTATTGCAACCCCAATGTACTTTAAAGCACTTTTAAATATGGATGCATTTGTCAACGTTGGTGATCCAAAGGTTCGCATTATTCAACAGAATCTAAACAAAAATTATTCCAACGTCATCGGTTTAATCGCTTGTGACGGCCGATATTATAGAACTACAAATAAAGCACTCATTTATGCCTTGCAAATTGAAGAAGGTATTCCTGAACCAAATGGTACCTTTGGTCCTTCGACAACAGCTCTTCTCCCAACTTTATCACAGGGAAGCACACTAACGAAATTTATTTATATTCTCCAGTATTCGTTATATGTTAACGGTTTTGATCCAAATGGTTTCGATGGATCATTTGGTCCAGGGTGCCGGGAAGCTGTTCGAGAGTTTCAAGCATTTTCTATTTAG